From Cyclopterus lumpus isolate fCycLum1 chromosome 2, fCycLum1.pri, whole genome shotgun sequence, a single genomic window includes:
- the LOC117745116 gene encoding CCR4-NOT transcription complex subunit 9-like, with amino-acid sequence MTQGWRTSTRRQNGSPAVQRSVSVVRCYMRLSDNSRATEAIRQCLPDLLKDTTFAQVLKDDTTTERWLPQLVKNLQEGQVTDPRGIPLLPQ; translated from the exons ATGACACAGGGCTGGCGTACATCTACCAGAC GGCAAAATGGTTCTCCAGCTGTCCAGAGATCCGTCAGCGTGGTCCGCTGTTACATGCGTCTGTCGGACAACTCCAG AGCCACTGAAGCTATACGGCAGTGTCTCCCTGACCTGCTCAAAGACACCACCTTCGCCCAGGTCCTGAAGGACGACACCACCACCGAGCGCTGGCTGCCCCAGCTGGTGAAGAACCTGCAGGAGGGTCAGGTCACCGACCCCCGGGGAATTCCCCTCCTTCCACAGTGA